In the Staphylococcus condimenti genome, one interval contains:
- the pheS gene encoding phenylalanine--tRNA ligase subunit alpha: MIQTEEMNQLKADALADISQAADEKALQDVKVKYLGKKGSVSGLMKQMKDLSNEEKPKFGQAVNEVRQAIESAISDRKSVLEQDRLNKQLEEETIDVTLPSRSIKLGATHPLTRTIQEIEDLFLGLGFEIVNGYEVEQDYYNFEALNLPKSHPARDMQDTFYITEETLLRTHTSPVQARTLEKRNGQGPVKIICPGKVYRRDSDDATHSHQFTQIEGLVVAENIKMSDLKGTLELVAKKLFGEEREIRLRPSYFPFTEPSVEVDVSCFKCGGKGCNVCKQTGWIEILGAGMVHPNVLEMAGFDSSKYTGFAFGMGPDRIAMLKYGIEDIRYFYTNDVRFLDQFKAVEDRGEA, translated from the coding sequence ATGATCCAAACTGAAGAAATGAATCAGTTAAAAGCAGACGCACTTGCGGATATTTCGCAAGCAGCGGATGAAAAAGCATTACAAGATGTGAAAGTGAAGTATTTAGGAAAAAAAGGTTCTGTATCAGGACTTATGAAACAAATGAAAGATTTATCAAATGAAGAAAAACCAAAATTCGGTCAAGCTGTCAATGAAGTAAGACAAGCAATTGAGAGTGCAATCTCTGACCGTAAAAGTGTATTAGAACAAGATCGTTTGAATAAACAACTTGAAGAAGAAACAATTGATGTTACACTGCCAAGTCGTTCTATCAAACTAGGTGCAACACACCCTTTAACACGTACAATTCAAGAAATTGAAGATTTATTCTTAGGTTTAGGTTTTGAAATCGTAAATGGATATGAAGTAGAACAAGATTACTATAACTTTGAAGCTTTGAACTTGCCGAAATCACACCCAGCACGTGATATGCAAGATACGTTCTATATCACAGAAGAAACATTATTACGTACACATACTTCTCCAGTACAAGCGAGAACTTTAGAAAAACGTAATGGACAAGGCCCTGTTAAAATTATTTGTCCTGGTAAAGTGTATCGTCGTGATTCTGATGATGCGACACATAGTCATCAATTTACTCAAATTGAAGGACTTGTTGTAGCAGAAAATATTAAAATGAGTGATTTAAAAGGGACTTTAGAATTAGTCGCTAAAAAACTCTTTGGTGAAGAGCGTGAAATACGTTTGCGTCCTAGTTATTTCCCATTTACAGAACCATCAGTTGAAGTTGATGTATCTTGTTTCAAATGTGGCGGCAAAGGTTGCAACGTATGTAAGCAAACAGGTTGGATAGAAATTTTAGGTGCAGGTATGGTTCACCCGAATGTACTTGAAATGGCAGGTTTCGATTCTTCTAAATATACTGGATTTGCATTTGGTATGGGACCTGACCGTATCGCAATGTTGAAATACGGAATAGAAGATATTCGTTATTTCTATACAAATGACGTTCGTTTCTTAGACCAATTCAAAGCTGTTGAAGATAGAGGTGAAGCATAA
- a CDS encoding CvpA family protein has translation MILNFLIFCVFIIIAAMGFRRGIWLSTLHFITTIASFIMAAQFYQSIAERLELFLPFPKTQAALTKYYIEYNHTHLRFEAIVAFISIFILSKFILYLILTVFDKMTYINRLTLQSRSAGVVLSFLSSIIVLLPVLYMCSLYPSEWIQNQFTHSIIAQLILFHTPYLSSLVMAL, from the coding sequence ATGATATTGAATTTTCTTATATTTTGTGTGTTTATAATCATTGCAGCAATGGGGTTTCGCAGAGGAATATGGCTGAGTACTTTGCATTTTATAACAACCATTGCGTCATTTATAATGGCTGCACAATTTTATCAATCCATTGCTGAAAGGTTAGAATTATTTTTACCATTTCCAAAAACGCAAGCAGCTTTAACGAAATACTATATCGAATATAATCATACACATCTGCGATTTGAAGCTATTGTGGCATTTATTTCAATCTTTATACTTAGTAAGTTTATTTTATATCTTATTTTAACCGTGTTTGATAAAATGACGTATATCAATCGCCTCACATTACAAAGCAGAAGCGCGGGTGTAGTTTTAAGTTTTTTAAGTTCAATTATTGTCTTATTACCTGTATTATATATGTGCAGTTTGTATCCGAGCGAATGGATACAAAATCAATTTACACATTCTATCATTGCACAATTAATTTTGTTTCATACCCCGTATTTATCATCTTTGGTGATGGCACTATAA
- the zapA gene encoding cell division protein ZapA → MGEFKNRINVTINNKNYTIVGEDNPEHIRYVAHLVDEKIQELGRKSAGLDTTRKAVLTAVNIMHEKVILEEENRRLTHELNRLKNQDH, encoded by the coding sequence ATGGGTGAATTTAAAAATAGAATCAATGTAACGATTAATAATAAAAATTATACAATTGTCGGTGAAGATAATCCTGAACATATTCGTTATGTCGCACATTTAGTGGATGAAAAAATACAAGAATTAGGACGTAAAAGTGCAGGGTTAGATACAACACGCAAAGCAGTGCTGACTGCTGTAAATATTATGCATGAAAAAGTAATTTTAGAAGAAGAAAATCGCCGTTTAACACATGAATTGAATCGTTTAAAAAATCAAGACCATTAG
- a CDS encoding endonuclease MutS2: MRQKTLDVLDFEKIKAQVENEAVSDLGRSKAAAMTPASDYDTVVFQMNETDELSQIYNKHRLPSLSGLTEVKQLIHRAKIGSILNVRELNQIKRLIQVQNQYKTFYSQLLEEEEAINYPILDERMAQLPILTDLYQEIHQKCDAYDLFDDASYELQSIRSRIHSTSQRIKQNLDRVVKSQSNQKKLSDAIITVRNDRHVIPVKAEYRQDFNGIVHDQSSSGQTLYIEPSAVVEMNNKISRLRNDEKVEVERILSALSADVAEEADACLIAESVMGQIDFLTAKARYGQSIKGTKPEFTQERNVYLPKAFHPLLERATVVANTIEFAEDIQTVIITGPNTGGKTVTLKTLGLIIVMAQSGLLIPALDGSKLSVFDNVYCDIGDEQSIEQSLSTFSSHMKNIVEILKRADHNSLILFDELGAGTDPSEGAALAMSILDHVQKLGSLVMATTHYPELKAYSYNRDGVMNASVEFDVNTLSPTYKLLMGVPGRSNAFEISSKLGLSGNIIREAKSLIGQDEQEINNMIASLETNAKKVEDQRIELDQLLREAKQVHGDLNKKYEQYQNYEKQLMDDAKLKANQRVKAATKEADDIIKDLRQMRDEKNAEVKEHELIEKRKHLDEQYEGTDIKQNVKKQKWDEIKAGNEVKVLTYGQKGEVLEILDDDEAVVQMGIIKMKLPIADLEKKKKTQEKPSKTISRTNRSAVKMELDLRGYRYEEAISALDQYLDQAMLSNYENVYIIHGKGTGALQKAVQQHLKKHKNVASFRTGTPSEGGFGVTVAELK; the protein is encoded by the coding sequence ATGAGACAGAAAACATTAGATGTGCTTGATTTTGAAAAAATCAAAGCACAAGTTGAAAATGAAGCAGTCAGTGATTTAGGAAGATCTAAAGCTGCTGCGATGACTCCTGCATCTGATTATGATACTGTCGTTTTTCAAATGAATGAGACAGATGAACTTTCCCAAATTTATAATAAGCATCGTTTACCAAGCTTGAGCGGTTTAACAGAAGTTAAACAATTAATTCATCGTGCTAAAATCGGCAGTATTTTAAATGTTAGAGAATTAAACCAAATTAAGCGTTTAATTCAAGTACAAAATCAATATAAGACTTTTTACAGTCAATTATTAGAAGAAGAGGAAGCTATTAATTATCCTATATTGGATGAAAGAATGGCTCAGCTGCCGATTTTAACAGATTTATATCAAGAAATTCACCAAAAATGTGATGCTTATGATTTATTTGATGATGCAAGTTATGAATTGCAAAGTATCAGAAGCCGTATTCACAGTACATCACAACGTATTAAACAAAATTTAGATAGAGTCGTTAAAAGCCAGTCTAATCAGAAAAAATTATCGGATGCGATTATAACAGTTAGAAATGACCGACATGTTATCCCAGTTAAAGCAGAATACCGTCAAGATTTTAATGGGATTGTACATGACCAATCTTCTTCAGGCCAAACGCTTTATATTGAACCTTCAGCAGTAGTAGAAATGAATAATAAAATCAGTCGTTTGCGTAATGATGAGAAGGTAGAAGTTGAACGTATTTTAAGTGCGCTATCTGCCGATGTTGCTGAAGAAGCGGATGCTTGTTTGATTGCAGAATCTGTAATGGGGCAAATTGATTTTTTAACTGCGAAAGCACGTTATGGTCAATCTATTAAAGGTACAAAGCCTGAATTTACACAAGAACGCAATGTGTATTTGCCTAAAGCATTCCATCCATTATTAGAACGTGCCACTGTGGTAGCTAATACGATTGAGTTTGCTGAAGATATTCAAACTGTCATTATTACAGGTCCGAACACTGGTGGTAAGACAGTTACATTAAAAACGCTAGGTCTTATTATTGTAATGGCACAATCTGGATTGCTGATTCCGGCATTAGACGGCAGTAAGTTAAGTGTCTTTGATAATGTCTATTGCGATATAGGTGATGAGCAATCTATTGAGCAATCTTTATCAACTTTCTCTTCACATATGAAAAATATTGTGGAAATTTTGAAACGTGCCGATCACAATAGCTTGATTCTTTTTGATGAATTAGGTGCAGGCACTGACCCTAGTGAAGGGGCAGCACTTGCTATGAGTATCTTGGACCATGTTCAAAAATTAGGTTCTTTAGTTATGGCAACGACGCATTATCCAGAATTAAAAGCATATAGTTATAACCGCGATGGTGTTATGAATGCGAGTGTCGAATTTGATGTCAATACACTCAGTCCGACATATAAATTGTTGATGGGTGTCCCGGGTCGTTCTAATGCATTTGAGATTTCCAGCAAATTAGGACTCAGCGGCAATATTATTCGTGAAGCCAAATCCTTAATCGGTCAAGATGAACAAGAAATTAATAATATGATTGCGTCTTTAGAGACAAATGCTAAAAAAGTAGAAGATCAACGCATCGAATTAGATCAACTCTTAAGAGAAGCAAAACAAGTCCATGGTGATTTGAATAAAAAATATGAACAATATCAAAATTATGAGAAACAACTCATGGATGATGCGAAGCTCAAAGCTAATCAACGTGTAAAAGCTGCTACTAAAGAAGCGGACGATATTATTAAAGACTTACGTCAAATGCGCGATGAAAAAAATGCTGAAGTCAAAGAGCATGAATTAATTGAGAAACGTAAACACCTTGATGAACAATATGAAGGTACAGATATTAAGCAGAATGTTAAAAAGCAAAAATGGGATGAAATCAAAGCTGGCAATGAAGTTAAAGTGTTAACTTATGGTCAAAAAGGCGAAGTGCTTGAAATATTGGATGATGATGAAGCGGTCGTTCAAATGGGCATTATTAAAATGAAATTACCTATTGCCGATTTAGAAAAGAAAAAGAAAACGCAAGAAAAACCGTCCAAAACAATTTCTCGTACAAACCGTTCGGCAGTAAAAATGGAATTGGATTTAAGAGGCTATCGATATGAAGAAGCCATTTCAGCACTTGATCAATATCTCGACCAAGCGATGCTCAGCAACTACGAAAACGTTTATATTATTCATGGAAAGGGAACAGGTGCATTACAAAAGGCAGTTCAGCAACACTTGAAAAAGCATAAAAATGTAGCTTCTTTCCGAACAGGTACGCCAAGCGAAGGCGGATTCGGCGTAACAGTTGCTGAATTGAAGTAA
- the polX gene encoding DNA polymerase/3'-5' exonuclease PolX, translating into MTKKDVVRLLEKIATYMELKGENAFKVSAYRKAAQSLETDERTLDEIDDVTELKGIGKGVGEVINEYLSTGQSETLEALEKEVPEGLVPLLKIQGLGSKKIAKLYKELGITNKEALQKACENNEVSALSGFGKKTEENILAGVKALSERKTHFPINLLIKLNNEIEEYLTTIEGIDKFHVAGSFRRVKEMSKDLDYIISSTQPENVQKALLEIPHKVKEVAVGLTKVSVEVEFDDEVIEIDFRIIEPAAYYHTLQHFTGSKDHNIRIRQLAKERDEKVSEYGIEQADGTLLQFDSEAEIYEHFNKSWIAPPMRVDGSEFDRDLSDIVTLDDIKGDIHMHTTMSDGAFSLQEMVEANIAKGYEYMVITDHSRSLRVAHGLDVDRLLRQNEEIKKLNERYNEIDIYSGTEMDILPDGTMDYPDEVLAQLDYVIASIHQSFGQTEEEIMHRLASACRNPFVRHIAHPTGRIIGRRDGYKVNIQQLFDLARETGTILEINANPQRLDLSAEVLRPVHDIMITINTDAHHIENLELMKYGVATAQKAFINKERVLNTMSRKDFKSFIENNKKLQK; encoded by the coding sequence ATAACGAAAAAAGATGTTGTTCGTTTATTAGAAAAAATTGCAACTTATATGGAACTTAAAGGAGAAAATGCATTTAAAGTTTCTGCATACCGCAAAGCAGCACAAAGTTTAGAAACGGATGAGCGTACTTTGGATGAAATTGATGACGTTACCGAATTAAAAGGTATTGGCAAAGGTGTCGGTGAAGTTATTAATGAGTATCTATCAACAGGCCAATCAGAAACTTTAGAAGCATTAGAAAAAGAAGTGCCTGAAGGTTTAGTACCATTGTTGAAAATCCAGGGATTAGGAAGTAAAAAAATTGCAAAATTATATAAAGAATTAGGTATTACAAATAAAGAAGCATTGCAAAAAGCCTGTGAAAACAATGAAGTCAGTGCATTGAGCGGTTTCGGCAAAAAAACAGAAGAGAATATTCTAGCTGGAGTAAAAGCCTTAAGTGAACGAAAAACACATTTTCCAATTAACTTGCTTATTAAATTGAATAATGAAATTGAAGAATATTTAACAACCATTGAAGGCATTGATAAATTTCATGTGGCAGGAAGTTTTCGCCGCGTTAAAGAAATGAGTAAAGATTTAGATTATATCATTAGTTCAACGCAACCTGAAAACGTACAAAAAGCATTGCTAGAAATACCGCATAAAGTAAAAGAGGTTGCGGTAGGTTTAACGAAAGTATCAGTGGAAGTAGAGTTCGATGATGAAGTGATTGAAATTGACTTCAGAATTATTGAACCAGCAGCGTATTATCATACTTTACAGCATTTTACAGGTTCAAAAGATCATAATATCCGTATTCGTCAATTAGCAAAAGAACGCGATGAAAAAGTGAGCGAATACGGTATTGAACAAGCAGATGGTACATTATTGCAATTTGATAGTGAAGCAGAAATATATGAACACTTCAACAAATCATGGATTGCACCGCCAATGCGTGTTGATGGTTCGGAGTTTGATCGGGATTTATCTGATATTGTGACATTGGATGATATTAAAGGTGATATCCATATGCATACAACAATGAGTGATGGTGCTTTCAGTTTGCAAGAAATGGTAGAAGCCAATATTGCAAAAGGCTATGAATATATGGTTATCACAGACCATTCACGCAGCTTGAGAGTCGCACATGGTTTAGATGTTGATCGTTTATTACGTCAAAATGAAGAGATTAAAAAGCTGAATGAAAGATATAATGAAATTGATATTTATTCAGGAACTGAAATGGACATTTTGCCAGATGGTACGATGGACTATCCGGATGAAGTCTTAGCACAATTGGATTACGTCATTGCTTCTATCCATCAAAGCTTTGGACAAACAGAAGAAGAAATCATGCATCGTTTAGCATCAGCATGCCGTAACCCTTTTGTCCGCCATATTGCACATCCAACTGGACGTATTATTGGACGTCGAGATGGATATAAGGTTAATATTCAGCAATTATTTGATTTGGCGCGCGAAACGGGTACAATCTTAGAAATTAATGCAAACCCGCAACGTCTTGATTTAAGCGCTGAAGTGTTAAGACCAGTACATGATATTATGATAACTATTAATACAGATGCACATCATATTGAAAACTTAGAATTGATGAAATATGGTGTCGCAACAGCACAAAAAGCATTTATTAATAAAGAACGTGTTTTAAATACGATGAGTCGAAAAGATTTTAAATCGTTTATTGAAAATAATAAAAAATTACAGAAATAG
- the rnhC gene encoding ribonuclease HIII, translated as MANAVYKLTESEIQQLMNKTNFSTENLPPGMRARTKHQGTTINIYNSGKVMFQGNQAEKISQQLLGEKEAAVSGKSSSQKNTKSSNQTYPFNKANCIGSDEAGSGDYFGPLTVCAAYVSKKNAEILKTLGVDDSKKLTDAKIVEIAEQIITFIPHSLLTMKNDKYNEQQRKGWSQVKMKAVLHNQAIQNVVDKITKSHEPLDYIVIDQFAVRGVYQNYALSQMPYPDKTHFETKGESKSIAIAAASIISRYAFVKHMDQIGRELHTTVPKGASNKVDLFAAKIIEKYSTSKLDSISKAHFKNREKALALYDKKH; from the coding sequence ATGGCAAACGCCGTATATAAGTTAACAGAATCAGAGATTCAACAATTAATGAATAAAACTAATTTCTCAACAGAAAATTTACCACCTGGTATGCGTGCACGTACAAAACACCAAGGTACAACTATCAATATTTACAATTCTGGTAAAGTGATGTTTCAAGGCAATCAAGCCGAAAAAATATCTCAACAATTATTAGGTGAAAAAGAAGCTGCTGTTTCTGGAAAATCATCTTCACAAAAAAATACAAAATCATCCAATCAAACATACCCTTTCAACAAAGCCAACTGTATCGGCAGTGATGAGGCTGGAAGTGGCGATTATTTCGGTCCTTTAACAGTCTGTGCTGCATATGTTTCAAAGAAAAACGCTGAAATTTTAAAAACGCTCGGTGTGGATGATTCTAAAAAATTAACCGATGCTAAAATTGTAGAAATAGCTGAACAAATCATTACTTTTATCCCCCATTCATTACTGACAATGAAAAATGACAAGTATAATGAACAACAACGAAAAGGATGGTCACAAGTCAAAATGAAAGCTGTTTTGCATAACCAAGCCATTCAAAATGTAGTTGATAAGATTACAAAAAGTCATGAACCTCTAGATTATATTGTAATTGATCAGTTTGCTGTACGCGGTGTTTATCAAAATTATGCATTATCTCAAATGCCTTATCCTGATAAAACACACTTCGAAACTAAAGGTGAATCTAAGTCAATCGCAATTGCTGCTGCAAGCATTATTTCACGTTATGCTTTTGTAAAGCATATGGACCAAATCGGTCGTGAATTGCATACAACTGTACCTAAAGGTGCCAGTAATAAAGTTGATTTATTTGCTGCAAAAATCATTGAGAAATATAGCACTTCAAAATTAGATTCTATCTCAAAAGCACATTTTAAAAATCGTGAAAAAGCTTTAGCATTATATGATAAAAAGCACTAA
- the rpmF gene encoding 50S ribosomal protein L32, producing the protein MAVPKRRTSKTRKNKRRTHIKLAVPGMTECPNCGEYKLSHRVCKNCGSYNGEEVVSK; encoded by the coding sequence ATGGCAGTTCCAAAAAGAAGAACATCTAAAACTAGAAAAAATAAACGTCGTACGCACATCAAATTAGCAGTGCCTGGTATGACTGAATGCCCTAACTGCGGTGAATACAAATTATCTCACCGTGTATGTAAAAACTGTGGTTCTTACAATGGCGAAGAAGTCGTTTCAAAATAA
- a CDS encoding TrmH family RNA methyltransferase has translation MEQITSAQNAKIKQANKLKKKKERDKTGLILVEGTHLIDEAVKSSLTIKQLFVVEPERFEVELIEAAEEQYQINFKVAEALSGTVTPQGIFAIIEKPDVSKQVEVAKQVLLLDRIQDPGNLGTLIRTADAAALDLIVMSPGSADPFQDKVLRASQGSVFHLPIISHDIKEFVQEFDGPVYGTALDNAINFNEVESQEKFSLLLGNEGQGVDPELLEYTTQRLTIPMYGKAESLNVAIAGSILIYKLKG, from the coding sequence ATGGAGCAAATTACATCTGCACAAAATGCGAAGATTAAGCAAGCAAATAAATTAAAAAAGAAAAAAGAACGCGATAAAACCGGCCTGATTTTAGTAGAAGGTACACATCTTATTGATGAAGCTGTTAAAAGCAGTTTAACTATTAAACAATTATTTGTCGTAGAACCTGAGCGGTTTGAAGTTGAATTGATTGAAGCTGCTGAAGAACAGTATCAAATCAATTTCAAAGTAGCAGAAGCATTATCTGGAACAGTGACACCGCAAGGTATTTTTGCGATTATCGAAAAACCAGATGTTTCAAAACAAGTAGAAGTTGCTAAACAAGTTCTCTTGCTTGATCGCATTCAGGATCCTGGCAATTTAGGTACACTTATCAGAACAGCAGACGCAGCAGCATTAGATTTAATTGTAATGTCCCCAGGTTCAGCAGATCCTTTTCAAGACAAAGTGCTGAGAGCGAGCCAAGGCAGCGTGTTCCACTTACCGATTATTTCACATGATATTAAGGAATTTGTGCAGGAATTTGATGGTCCAGTATACGGCACAGCATTGGATAATGCGATTAATTTCAATGAAGTGGAATCTCAAGAGAAATTCAGCTTGCTGTTAGGTAATGAAGGTCAAGGTGTTGATCCAGAATTGCTTGAATATACAACGCAACGTTTGACAATCCCGATGTATGGCAAAGCTGAGAGTTTAAATGTCGCAATAGCAGGCAGTATTTTAATTTATAAATTAAAAGGTTGA
- the trxA gene encoding thioredoxin produces the protein MALVKVTDSNFDEKVQDGVKLVDFWATWCGPCKMIAPVLEELAQDFEGKADVLKLDVDENPNTAAKFEVMSIPTLIVFKDGQPVDKVVGFQPKENLAEVLNKHL, from the coding sequence ATGGCATTAGTTAAAGTAACTGACTCAAACTTTGATGAAAAAGTTCAAGACGGTGTTAAATTAGTAGATTTCTGGGCAACTTGGTGCGGACCTTGTAAAATGATTGCTCCAGTATTAGAAGAATTAGCACAAGACTTTGAAGGTAAAGCAGATGTTTTAAAATTAGACGTTGACGAAAATCCTAACACTGCTGCTAAATTCGAAGTTATGAGTATTCCAACTCTAATCGTATTCAAAGATGGACAACCAGTAGATAAAGTTGTTGGTTTCCAACCGAAAGAAAACTTAGCAGAAGTTTTAAACAAACACCTATAA
- the pheT gene encoding phenylalanine--tRNA ligase subunit beta has product MLVSKEWLESLVAVNEPVSDLAERITRTGIEVDDIIDYSAEIKKLVVGYVESKTQHPNADKLNICKVDIGEEEPVQIVCGAPNVDAGQYVIVATVGGRLPGGIKIKRAKLRGERSEGMICSLQEIGLSSNVVPKAFEDGIYNFPTEVKPGTNALDALYLNDQVMEFDLTPNRADALSMVGTAYETSALYGAPLTLPKTQPDTINTSAEEELSVKVDNPEKVPYYSARVVKNVKIAPSPEWMQSRLMKAGIRPINNVVDISNYVLLEYGQPLHMFDQDHIGSKEIVVRQAEAGEKMTTLDDTERELKDSDIVITNGKEPIALGGVMGGDFSEVTEQTQNVVVEGAIFDPVSIRHTSRRLNLRSESSSRFEKGIATEFVDQAVDRACYLLEHYASGEVLENRVAAGDLGEFITPIQITVDKINGTIGSEMTVEDIIKSFEQLGFKTENNDGNLTVHVPSRRKDIKIKEDLIEEVARIYGYDEIPSTLPVFEDVTSGHLTDRQSKTRIVKRTIEGAGLSEAITYSLISKDRAKEFSVSDRPNIELLMPMSEAHAVLRQSLLPHLIDAAAYNVARKNDNVFLYEIGRVFFANGEGELPDEVEYLSGIMTGEYSGNTWQGKKENVDFYLAKGIIDAIAEKLDITFEYEATKMDGLHPGRTANVLLNGDIIGFIGELHPQLAEQNDLKQRTYVFELNYDKIMNVSVGYINYEAIPKYPGVTRDIALEVDKDMTAAELIHTIKAHGHDILQDAQVFDVYEGEHMEAGKKSVAIRIAYLDRENTLTDERVTAVHDEIVEALTAQGAVIR; this is encoded by the coding sequence ATGTTAGTATCAAAAGAATGGTTAGAATCTTTAGTTGCAGTCAATGAACCCGTTAGCGATTTAGCAGAACGAATTACACGTACTGGTATCGAAGTTGACGATATCATTGATTACAGTGCAGAAATCAAAAAATTAGTTGTCGGTTATGTTGAAAGCAAAACGCAACATCCGAATGCAGATAAATTAAATATTTGTAAAGTAGATATCGGTGAAGAAGAACCTGTACAGATTGTGTGCGGTGCGCCGAATGTAGACGCAGGACAATACGTTATTGTAGCTACAGTTGGTGGTCGTTTGCCAGGTGGTATAAAAATCAAACGTGCGAAATTACGTGGTGAACGTTCTGAAGGTATGATTTGTTCATTACAAGAAATCGGACTTTCAAGCAATGTTGTACCTAAAGCATTTGAAGATGGTATTTATAATTTCCCAACTGAAGTGAAACCAGGTACAAATGCATTAGATGCATTATATTTGAATGACCAAGTAATGGAATTTGATTTAACACCAAACCGTGCAGATGCATTAAGTATGGTAGGTACAGCTTATGAAACTTCAGCGTTATATGGTGCGCCTTTAACATTACCAAAAACACAACCAGATACAATAAACACTTCTGCTGAAGAAGAACTATCTGTTAAAGTAGATAATCCAGAAAAAGTACCTTATTATAGCGCACGTGTTGTTAAGAATGTGAAAATTGCGCCATCACCTGAGTGGATGCAATCACGTTTAATGAAAGCAGGCATCCGTCCAATTAATAATGTAGTAGATATTTCAAACTATGTGTTATTAGAATACGGTCAACCACTTCATATGTTCGACCAAGATCATATCGGGTCAAAAGAAATTGTAGTTCGCCAAGCTGAAGCGGGCGAAAAAATGACAACACTTGATGATACAGAACGTGAACTAAAAGATTCTGATATTGTTATTACAAATGGTAAAGAACCAATCGCACTTGGCGGAGTGATGGGCGGAGACTTCTCTGAAGTGACAGAGCAAACGCAAAATGTTGTTGTTGAGGGCGCAATTTTTGATCCAGTTAGTATTCGTCATACATCACGCAGATTAAACTTACGCAGTGAATCATCAAGCCGCTTTGAAAAAGGTATTGCCACAGAATTTGTAGATCAAGCAGTAGATCGTGCTTGTTACCTATTAGAACATTATGCAAGCGGTGAAGTACTAGAAAATCGTGTGGCAGCAGGTGATTTAGGTGAATTTATTACACCTATTCAAATTACTGTAGATAAAATCAATGGGACAATCGGTTCTGAAATGACTGTTGAAGATATCATCAAATCATTTGAACAACTCGGTTTTAAAACTGAAAACAATGATGGCAATTTAACAGTACATGTTCCTTCTCGTCGTAAAGACATTAAAATTAAAGAAGATTTAATTGAAGAAGTTGCGCGTATCTACGGATATGATGAAATTCCATCAACTTTACCAGTATTTGAAGACGTAACAAGTGGTCATTTGACAGACCGTCAATCGAAAACACGTATTGTGAAACGTACGATTGAAGGCGCGGGTTTAAGTGAAGCAATTACGTATTCATTAATTTCAAAAGATCGTGCAAAAGAATTCTCAGTTAGCGACCGTCCGAATATCGAACTATTGATGCCGATGAGTGAAGCACATGCAGTACTGCGCCAAAGTTTATTGCCACACCTTATTGATGCGGCAGCTTATAATGTAGCGCGCAAAAATGATAATGTGTTCTTATATGAAATCGGTCGTGTTTTCTTTGCTAATGGTGAAGGAGAATTACCGGATGAAGTAGAATATTTAAGTGGTATTATGACAGGCGAATATAGCGGAAATACTTGGCAAGGTAAAAAAGAAAATGTTGATTTCTATCTTGCAAAAGGTATCATCGACGCAATTGCTGAGAAATTAGATATCACATTTGAATATGAAGCAACTAAGATGGATGGTTTACATCCAGGACGCACAGCAAATGTATTATTAAATGGAGATATCATCGGTTTCATTGGAGAATTGCATCCGCAACTTGCTGAACAAAATGACTTGAAACAACGTACGTATGTATTTGAGTTGAACTACGATAAAATCATGAATGTTTCTGTAGGTTATATTAATTATGAAGCAATTCCTAAATACCCAGGTGTAACAAGAGATATTGCATTAGAAGTAGATAAAGATATGACTGCTGCAGAATTGATTCATACAATCAAAGCACATGGTCATGATATTTTACAAGATGCACAAGTATTTGATGTCTATGAAGGTGAACATATGGAAGCTGGTAAAAAATCAGTTGCGATACGTATTGCTTACTTAGATAGAGAAAATACATTGACGGATGAACGTGTAACAGCCGTTCATGATGAAATTGTTGAAGCATTAACAGCACAAGGCGCTGTAATTAGATAA